CTATCCGTAATCATACATCTTTCTCTGACAAATATTACAACCTCCAATGCATGAAGTATGTAACTACAACTGTTACACACAGTATTAAGTCAAGTACAACGCTGTCCACAGGTGGACACAAGCTTTGGAAGAGAAAGTGCCTCCTTAAGAAAGAGTCTGTCAATTCAAGAATATGAATAGATTAATTTATGTAGAATCGAGGATTTGACCTGTATTTTACAATGTCAATTTGacaaatatatgaaatattgcattttttaagGTAAACATAGTTCTGCGTGTGAATGTACGGACACATTGGCATACACAGACTATGTCAATGCCGGACCATGAtttggaaaacacagcaaaggttAGCGATGCTGCGACAGTTGGCAGTCGCACGGCACGTTTTGCCATCCATTCGTTTCATCTCAAAAATagcttttgtgtctttttaaggTTTGCTCGTTTCacaattattttcatgcttTGTCCCAACTGCACAGAATAAGGTGCCACCACACTGAGGTGCCACAAATACTGTAAGAAGAAAGTATAGATTTGTACAATAAGGGCACGCCATGGGAGATTATTCAAAATAAtactttgaattaaaaaaaaggctgaatcAAGCTCAACAACTAATTATGCATTTACTTACAATATCGCATTTACAAATCAAAGCATTTGCATACCATAAATTTCATTGACTAAAACgattggaaaaataaaagtttctTCAGACCGACAAAATATgggtcatttttttcttttcatatcgCTGTTCACACAACGAACCATGAGTTCAAACCAATTTCGCAATCTCATTTCTCCTAATTTATCGAATGGTGACATAGCATTTCAGTCTTTTAATTTGGTAATATTTTTAAtcttcttttgtatttttttttaagtttgtgaTGGGGTTCATCTGATTCACTTTAATCCTCACACAGTCTATGGCAGGGGACTGCACTAAACAGTATTTCCCCAAACAGGCAAATACTGCATTTATACTAATTTTTGGCACTATGTCTACTTTTAATTTTGGTCAGAGTAGTTTTTGGCGTTGTGTTTAGAAAAATCACTCCAATTTGGATTGTAACGGCAAAAAATACTTTGtaacattcagattttttttgtccataCAGGAAAGGCGATATCTTTATACAAACATGTTAGACGGACACTTCGTTTGAGCAAAAGTACcaatgatttgattttttttgtttgtttttagcatcATTGCATTTTTCACCAGTCCTCTCAGTGATTGTGGGTATAGTTGTAAGTCTCTTTAAAATGACAGACAGTGATTTCCCATTCATTAACATCAAAGTAGTTTATAGGCTGGTGATTTCCAGTGACATTCAAAAAGAGCTGAAGATACTGTCACATTGTCACGAACCAGCCTCTGGCACTCTCACTTGTGTGGTCTCATTTATTGGCTAAATGCAGGtagggggggttgggggggtcaTTGAGAAACGTACAGCAGCTCTGTAAGACATGCCTACTCAACTCGAGGTGGGGACAGTCTTTGTTGAGTGCCTGAAGTCTGAGCAGGACAGTTTGCGCCCCCTGCTCGTTTATTCATGTGGCGTGGGCTGCTTCCTCGGCAACCGTAAAGCTTCTTTTCCTGGCTGCCAACACTGGATCATGATGACGCCACGCCATTGACAGTGTTGTTTTCCGTGCTGGCACTGTCCCTGATGGAAAGGACACCAGAGTCTATGGGGGAGGAGACAGTGCAGTCCATTAGAGAGGGGGGAGCTGCTTCTGTAGAGCCTGAATCCGTGATGGAAGTTGGTGCTGAATGTATGGCAAGGGAAGCAGCTGAATCCTGTGTGGGCTGAACAATGTTTGTGAGAGTCAGAGTGGTTGATTCTGGAGTGGAGGTGTGGACAATGTCTGTGACGGGGAGGATGGTAGGAATCGGTGCGGTAGTAGTGACACTATCTATGACAGGGAGAGTGGAGGAGTCCCCAGGGGGCATATGGCCTGAGTCAATGGGTTGAGGGGGAGAGGATGAAGGGGAAACAGTTATTGGACTAAGGGGAGCAGGGGAACAAGGGGATATATCATTAACACAGGGAGAGGTAGAGTCTAACTGTGGTGGTGGGGAGTCTCTAGTGGAAGGAGTGGATGTAGATTCTTCTACTATTTCTAGGTGAATAGGAATGTCAGAGTGTGCGCTAATGGTGGGTGGAGGGTCTGTGGAAATGTTGCAGTCTGTCATTGGAACAGGAGAGGGAgtaagggatggagggagactGTCATGCACAGATGGAGTTGGGGAGTCCGCTAAAGTGGCAAAGGCGCCCTCAAGCAAAGGTGGGTCGAATTTCGGAGTGATACCTTCGATCTCATTAGCCAGAGGGTCGGGGGATTCTAACGTGAAGCTAGGCGGGGGTTCGATGATGGGTGTGGTGCAGATCAATAAGGGAGCAGGCACAGTTTGAGGGACGGGGGGAGTGGAAGAGTCCACTGACGGGGCAGGGGTGCCAGCTGACTCTTTTGTAGGGGAAGAACCAATGTCATTCATTTCAGGAGTGGCAGAATTTGACAGTGGCTCAACAGAGTCAAGAACTATTGCTGGCGGTTCTTCTGTATCGGATAAAAGAGGGTCTGTGACACACGGAGCTTTGTGTAAAGGAGTGGAAGACAGCAGATGCTCTTTACTGGCATGTATGATCCCATCTTTACCCACAGCTGTGATGGGAGTGGTGGCTAAAGGTGAAACTGAATGACCGTTGGGGTCTTTAGGCTCCGGCTTGCCAGGGTGCACCTCCATGAATGTGGGAGGGGACATATCGCCGACCGATTGAGCGGTCAAATCAACAGCCGAAGACGCGGTGGAGTCCATGGTGGATGCGACAATGGTGGCTGCTTCGTGGAGTGGCGTGTCGTGCACCCTAGTGTAGTCCCTGCTGCTCTCAGACTGGGCCAGCAAGAGGCGCTGTTCTCCAGGTTTCCTCGGGGGAAGGAGAGGCTGACGAGTGTAGCTCTCGCCGTCAGCCAGGGTCTCAGGGAGGGGCTGGTAGCGTGTCTCGGGCAGCAGGAGAATGCAGATGATGCAGATAAGAGTGCAACAGGCAAAGATAATGTGGTGAAGGAAATAGCCCTTCTGGTTGTGGAGCTCCATGATGGGAGCAGTCAGCATGCCGAAACCGGCGCTGGCCAGGACCAGGCCCAGCCCACCACCCCTACGATGAGATGGAAAATGTTATCACATGGTAGGATTTAGGATTTGTGATCACACATACCTAAAAACCTCATAAACCTCCTGTAAACCAGCCCAACAAGAAGACAGCTCAGTTCAGTAAAAGTAAATCATGAACTTTAGGCTGTCCTGAAGAATTTTCACATAAATCATTCACAGGAAGGGAAGCCCTGATTTTTGCTGAACGCTGCTGTCGACTAGTCAGTGCCAtttaatcaaacagcagcagagagtgcTGCAGTACCACCAACACCCTTTTCCTCATGCAATGCCATTCTGCTCACGTAATTGCCTCAGTTCACCAGAGGAGGCCGCCCTTTGAGAACTGTCAGCAGAACAACACCTTTTACATAAGCCTAGATAATGAACATCCAATGCCGTGTCATATATTCTCAGAGGGTATGGCTAATTTGTACAAGATGTGGATTACATTTGACACTGAACTTTGAGAGTCTTGTTTCCAGCAGTTCAATAATTTCATACCCCTCTTTaacaggaggtggagcagctaATCCATCTGCAGGAGCATGTGACGTGATGGAAACCAACCACTGTATTAACTGAATTATAAACTAACCAGGACAACAAAACAAGCGTAGAAAGAAAACTTCAAATTCTCTGCAATGCTTGTCAACCCAGcattagctgttttttttttttttgttttagttttttttggttttttggtttTCCATTAAGAACATGTGCTATACATAAACATGACAGATTCACTTCTTTTGAGAGCAAAAGGACATTTTCCACATGTTGTCGTCATCCTCTGATGGTACGGTCCCAGTGTTTCAGTGGGCTTACCTGATCACCGTGGGTGTGATCTCAGCACAGAAGAAGATGCTCAAGTTGCTGACCGCATGGGAGGAAAACATGCCGATGATGGAGAAGGCGATGGAGAAGTTCTTATTCAGCGTACCTGAGCTATCTGCAGACGAAGCAGGAGACGCACAGATATGGAAATTACACTTTGCAATCTGTAAAAGGACAAAAGCGCTGCACAATTTCAGAAAATAGTTTTCGGTTTCAGAAAATAAGAACATCCCAGTGTACGAGGTTTTCAGTCACTCATCCTTGAAGGATAAAGGTCTGATTGATTCCTTCAGACTTGATTTATTATCATTGGTAGCCCACATGTTTAATCTTGAAATCTATCTCAATCTAATTGAAAGAAACACAATATTTTGACCAGAAATTGACTGAAATTGAAAATCTTCTTccttattttgttttcttaattgAAACCTGAACACTCAAATTTTTTGAAATTGTACAACTTGAAAGATagatttcaaagtaaaacattgAAATTCTGCAAATTCAGTGGTATATAAATTTCAACGTCAAAATATTCATGAGTGGTGAAATTAAACTAGCAGGTACTTTTTAGCATTTTAGAACATATCATTACAACTAATGTCTGACTGTGCATTTCGAAAACCTACACATTAAGTCCCAATAAAGTTTCCCAGACCTTAAGTTTACTTTGATGAGTTCTTGAAGAATTGCCTTGCATAAGAATAATCCATTTAGGCCAAAGATGGTTTGAATATGTTTTCTATGCCGAAGATGGCATAAAGACGATCAGAGGAGACTGCTCTGTGATCAGCTCTTGCCTCTCAGCGTGAGGCAAGAGCGAGGAGAGAATAAAGAGCTTGATAAACAGAGGAGAACAGTGAAGGAGGACTGGTTGTGAGATTCACAGCTCTGCAACAAAGACGCTCACCCTCTTCAACACAAAGGAGATAAATAAGTGAAAAGCTAGCCATAATTACATCTAGGACTTCATtatgtgtctctgcagggctTGTCTATGCCCAATGAAATACTGCAGGATGCCTGCATGCAGCACATTTTCTAAAACCTCATCAAGATAGTGCAGCAAGCTAGACAATTCAATTTACACATTGAAAGAATGTGACGCTGATGTAAATGATAGTGGAATAACATCCAAGCAAGAGTAGCCAATTATTGATCAGTTTATTTCCCCAGCTCAAACACAATACTTAAGAAGAAAAGAAGTAAATAGGTGATCCTACCTATGTTCAGATGGCCACTGTACTTCCCCAGCACTAGAGGAGAATGAGCAGATATGTATCAgtgagaaacacaaagcactAAATAATCACATGCACTATAAATACTATAAATACGATAAATAATTCAATCCAGGGTCGAACACGAGAAAcgaaaaaacatgcacacatgttcaGCAAAGCTTGTCAACACAGttacaacataaaaacaacctcaaatgggaccatgaaacatgagCATAACCTTGATGTGTTGACTTAGGTTAAACATTAAGTTTCGCTCATTTGTCACTGAATAAACTCACTTGTGTACTGTTTTGATGTGGAGCACTCCGTGGGTACACATTGACTGAAACAGCAGTTTGTAATCATGTTCGCCTACTCCATCAGAAAACAACTGAAGGTAACAAAGCCCTTGCTTGCAGTAGTACACTCATCACGgtttgcatttacagtatgtgtgtaggAGACACCGGACTTGGACTGCTAATGCTCAAGAAGTCTAAAATTGAAGCCAGTTTATGTTCAAcatatgtaaaaacaaaaacgcCTATTCTATAGACACAAATCTACTGAGGAATTAAAATTACTCCTTTGGCcatttcttttaatatttttcaCATATGAAAAAAACTGCAATACTTCTTCTATTactttttaattcatttggcCACTTTGTGATATGATCATATCATCATGGAACGATTGTGCTGAAAGTCAATCATCTATACTGATGACATGTTGTCCAGCCCTAATTGGACACTGGCCAGTAATCCGCTATGAAAGTTCCTCTTTGACGACAGCTTCTTAAAGGTTTGTGCAAAACCTGCAACAAGAGgtttttcatttccatattttatGTATTCATTAATGGTTAAAAGTCATTTCAAGCATAGTGCTGTATTTAGGCAACGTTACTTGAGCAGGAGTACAACGGGCATGTGTCAGGGACTATTTTCTGCCATGGATGGATACATATTTGCTGCTACTaagtatttccagcagcaggacgtGCGTGTGGAAAACATCAGTGCCCATGTTTTAATAGCTTTTGgtcaacaatggagctctatggcacagaggaataagatatacGAGGCTTTGGATACACAAACAATACTTAaattcatgggatttgttgataaatagaaaaatataGAACAGTAACGGCCTAAGAACTCTAAAATAAATCCTATTATAGAGTCTCACGGTTATTCAGAACCAATACACATC
The Chaetodon auriga isolate fChaAug3 chromosome 12, fChaAug3.hap1, whole genome shotgun sequence genome window above contains:
- the LOC143329067 gene encoding solute carrier family 22 member 23-like → MAVVQLDTEDHQPENGFVSPETTSPELLTRIDGSVLPFLGGFGKYQKQLIVLTWIPALFIGFSQYSDNFLLAQPNNTCVQPLANLTNQTAGHSSLLDSPKNISARPASLYANGSYGSHNDTNNMQCRCSEWTFELHTGLVQNVVTKWSLVCDSAWKVHIAKFSLLVGSIFGYLVFGILADWFGRHPVLIISVLFMLVFGLTVAFSVNVPMFSTLRFFEGFCLAGITLSLYVLRIELCLPGWRFSMTMVASFVVLGGQLLMPGVAYLCRDWQVLQAVIICPLVLVLSYIWIFPESLRWLLATQQYCRSKWIMGRIAKKNRVNMELDADNILTELQRALQKKPKKTCIVKMVGTRNLWKNIVVLCVNSLTGYGIHHCFARSMMDPEAQETTMFHNFYADYYTMAGIAVASCMALCPAVGLMGRRGGLLMFMIITALASLLQLGLLNLLGKYSGHLNIDSSGTLNKNFSIAFSIIGMFSSHAVSNLSIFFCAEITPTVIRGGGLGLVLASAGFGMLTAPIMELHNQKGYFLHHIIFACCTLICIICILLLPETRYQPLPETLADGESYTRQPLLPPRKPGEQRLLLAQSESSRDYTRVHDTPLHEAATIVASTMDSTASSAVDLTAQSVGDMSPPTFMEVHPGKPEPKDPNGHSVSPLATTPITAVGKDGIIHASKEHLLSSTPLHKAPCVTDPLLSDTEEPPAIVLDSVEPLSNSATPEMNDIGSSPTKESAGTPAPSVDSSTPPVPQTVPAPLLICTTPIIEPPPSFTLESPDPLANEIEGITPKFDPPLLEGAFATLADSPTPSVHDSLPPSLTPSPVPMTDCNISTDPPPTISAHSDIPIHLEIVEESTSTPSTRDSPPPQLDSTSPCVNDISPCSPAPLSPITVSPSSSPPQPIDSGHMPPGDSSTLPVIDSVTTTAPIPTILPVTDIVHTSTPESTTLTLTNIVQPTQDSAASLAIHSAPTSITDSGSTEAAPPSLMDCTVSSPIDSGVLSIRDSASTENNTVNGVASS